A single region of the Pyrodictium occultum genome encodes:
- a CDS encoding ribbon-helix-helix protein, CopG family, which produces MRVVTFKVDEELLEKLDSFARLKGVTRSEVIRKAIELYLRLEDYKVQPQPKIVKLMS; this is translated from the coding sequence ATGCGTGTCGTGACCTTCAAGGTGGATGAGGAGCTGCTCGAGAAGCTGGATAGCTTTGCACGGCTGAAGGGCGTGACCCGGAGCGAAGTGATAAGGAAGGCGATAGAGCTGTACCTGAGGCTTGAGGACTACAAGGTGCAGCCGCAGCCCAAGATAGTGAAGCTGATGAGCTAG
- a CDS encoding PD-(D/E)XK nuclease family protein codes for MEAEDPVEYYWREEWPLMARRPRSRGYTVIGVPDALEWSPAGLRVVEVKTTSRPRAMLRRGRGYWAARAQLAAYAWILSERWPVEEAVLLVRDATGATALRERLDPWELASWFEEKILPGVADRLASQSPPPRPRRPPCRSCEYGARYPSASGA; via the coding sequence ATGGAGGCCGAGGACCCCGTCGAGTACTACTGGAGGGAGGAGTGGCCCCTCATGGCCCGCAGGCCGAGGAGCCGGGGCTACACGGTGATAGGCGTGCCCGACGCCCTCGAGTGGAGCCCCGCGGGGCTGCGGGTGGTCGAGGTGAAGACCACCTCTAGGCCCCGGGCGATGCTCCGCAGGGGCCGCGGCTACTGGGCCGCCAGGGCGCAGCTCGCAGCCTACGCCTGGATCCTCTCCGAGCGCTGGCCCGTGGAGGAGGCCGTGCTCCTCGTCCGCGACGCCACCGGCGCCACTGCGCTGAGGGAGAGGCTGGACCCCTGGGAGCTGGCCTCCTGGTTCGAGGAGAAGATCCTCCCCGGCGTGGCGGACCGGCTGGCCTCCCAGAGCCCGCCACCCAGGCCCCGAAGGCCGCCATGCAGGAGCTGCGAGTACGGGGCCCGCTACCCCTCGGCCTCCGGGGCCTAG